In Zingiber officinale cultivar Zhangliang chromosome 3B, Zo_v1.1, whole genome shotgun sequence, a single window of DNA contains:
- the LOC122055975 gene encoding uncharacterized protein LOC122055975 encodes MADWGPVVIAAVLFVLFSPGLLIQLPARGRVVEFGNMQTSGLSILVHAILYFAVLTIFLIAIGVHIYTG; translated from the coding sequence ATGGCGGATTGGGGTCCTGTGGTGATCGCGGCTGTGCTGTTTGTGCTGTTCTCACCGGGGCTCCTGATCCAACTGCCGGCAAGGGGGAGAGTGGTAGAGTTCGGCAACATGCAAACCAGTGGTCTCTCCATCCTCGTCCATGCCATCCTCTACTTTGCTGTCCTCACCATCTTTCTCATCGCCATCGGCGTCCACATCTACACCGGCTAA
- the LOC122055974 gene encoding agamous-like MADS-box protein MADS4 → MGRGRVELRRIENKINRQVTFAKRRNGLLKKAYELSVLCDAEVALIVFSTRGKLYEFSSSSSILKTLERYQKCNYGAPEPNTISREIQSSQQEYLKLKARVEALQRSQRNLLGEDLGPLTIKDLEQLERQLDVSLLHIRSTRTQFMLDQLTDLQRREQMLCEANKALKRRLNESPQANQQLWDPSTDGIPYGRPQLQPQGDGFFQPIVQQIECEPTLQIGYHPDQIATIAATAPGPSVSSYMPGGWIL, encoded by the exons ATGGGAAGGGGTAGAGTAGAGCTGAGGCGGATCGAGAATAAGATCAATCGGCAGGTAACGTTCGCCAAGAGGAGAAACGGTCTGCTCAAAAAGGCTTACGAGCTGTCCGTTCTGTGCGATGCCGAAGTCGCCCTCATCGTCTTCTCCACCCGCGGGAAGCTCTACGAGTTCTCCAGCAGCTCCAG CATATTGAAGACGTTGGAGAGGTACCAAAAGTGTAATTATGGGGCCCCAGAGCCAAATACGATATCAAGGGAGATTCAA AGTAGTCAACAGGAGTATCTGAAACTTAAGGCACGTGTTGAAGCTTTGCAGCGATCTCAAAG AAATTTATTGGGTGAGGATTTGGGGCCGCTCACGATCAAGGATCTTGAACAACTAGAGCGGCAACTTGATGTATCATTACTACATATAAGATCAACAAGG ACACAGTTTATGCTTGATCAACTCACAGATCTCCAAAGACGG GAACAAATGCTTTGTGAAGCTAACAAGGCTTTGAAGAGAAGA TTAAATGAAAGCCCCCAAGCCAACCAACAGCTGTGGGATCCAAGTACTGATGGCATACCTTATGGTCGTCCCCAACTTCAACCACAGGGCGATGGGTTCTTTCAACCCATAGTTCAACAAATAGAATGTGAACCTACACTTCAGATTGG TTATCATCCAGATCAAATTGCAACAATTGCTGCAACAGCACCAGGGCCAAGTGTGAGCAGCTACATGCCTGGAGGATGGATTTTGTAA